Proteins encoded by one window of Ulvibacter sp. MAR_2010_11:
- the gldI gene encoding gliding motility-associated peptidyl-prolyl isomerase GldI has translation MLRNLHYIIIVTLCFAACKGPEARKPLQRNSGSFIKESAVRNKKIFEKEEAQITEIMEANPNVDYIASESGFWYFYNVKDTIASELPEFGDEVTFNFDVKDLNGNTIISESEIGLQVYKVDQTNQELISGLRDGIKLMKEGEQITFLFPSYKAYGYYGIEDKLGTNVPIQSTVTLKSIEQTQEN, from the coding sequence ATGCTTCGTAACCTACATTATATTATCATTGTCACCCTGTGCTTTGCAGCCTGTAAAGGCCCTGAAGCGAGGAAACCTCTTCAGAGAAATTCCGGAAGTTTTATCAAGGAATCTGCTGTTCGAAATAAGAAGATTTTCGAAAAAGAAGAAGCGCAAATAACCGAAATTATGGAAGCCAATCCCAATGTAGATTATATCGCTTCAGAAAGTGGTTTTTGGTATTTCTACAACGTGAAAGATACCATAGCATCAGAGTTACCGGAGTTTGGCGACGAAGTTACTTTTAATTTCGATGTTAAAGATTTAAACGGAAACACGATTATTTCAGAATCCGAAATCGGACTTCAGGTCTATAAGGTCGACCAAACCAATCAGGAGTTAATTTCGGGATTACGCGATGGTATAAAGCTTATGAAGGAAGGTGAACAAATCACATTCTTATTTCCTTCCTATAAAGCCTATGGCTATTATGGCATTGAAGATAAACTGGGAACCAATGTCCCAATTCAGAGTACAGTAACTTTAAAATCAATTGAACAAACACAAGAAAATTAA
- a CDS encoding bifunctional oligoribonuclease/PAP phosphatase NrnA yields the protein MDKETTAVVKQLLKSKKKIVVVGHKNPDGDAVGSCLGMSFFLNQLGHKSIVVMPNDFPDFLKWLPGCEDIVIHEKDTDVSIGLINEADLIFTLDFNSLSRVGELQQLLEDCDAKFVMVDHHQAPDDYAVVTYSDVAMSSTSEMVYHFMDALGELDALCVEVATHLYTGIMTDTGSFRFPSTTATTHRVIAHLMEIGANNAEIHQQVYDTNSADRMKLLGVALKNLNIIPEYHTAYITLSQKELDACNFRKGDTEGFVNYALSIAGIKFAVIFIENKQESIVKMSFRSKGDFSVNDFARNHYNGGGHINAAGGRSLASLSKTVTEFISILHGYKEELANAS from the coding sequence ATGGATAAAGAAACTACTGCTGTCGTTAAGCAACTCTTAAAATCTAAGAAAAAGATTGTGGTTGTGGGTCATAAAAACCCCGACGGCGATGCAGTGGGAAGTTGTTTAGGGATGTCTTTTTTTCTGAACCAATTGGGACATAAATCGATTGTCGTAATGCCCAACGATTTTCCCGATTTTCTGAAATGGCTTCCGGGTTGTGAGGATATCGTAATTCATGAAAAGGATACAGATGTAAGTATCGGGCTTATTAACGAAGCCGATTTAATTTTCACCCTGGATTTTAACAGCCTCAGCCGTGTAGGCGAATTACAACAGCTTTTGGAAGATTGCGATGCTAAATTCGTGATGGTAGATCACCATCAGGCTCCGGACGATTATGCAGTTGTCACCTATAGTGATGTTGCCATGAGTTCAACTTCCGAAATGGTGTATCATTTTATGGATGCCCTGGGCGAATTGGACGCCTTGTGTGTTGAAGTAGCTACACATCTGTACACCGGAATTATGACAGATACCGGTTCTTTCAGGTTTCCCTCTACTACTGCGACTACCCACAGAGTGATTGCACATTTAATGGAAATTGGAGCCAACAACGCCGAAATTCACCAGCAAGTATACGACACAAACAGTGCCGACAGGATGAAACTTTTGGGAGTTGCGCTAAAAAACCTGAATATTATTCCCGAATACCATACCGCCTATATAACACTTTCACAAAAGGAACTGGATGCCTGTAATTTTAGAAAAGGAGATACCGAGGGCTTTGTAAATTATGCGCTTTCGATTGCCGGAATAAAATTTGCCGTCATTTTTATTGAAAACAAGCAGGAGAGTATCGTAAAAATGTCCTTTCGAAGCAAAGGAGATTTTTCGGTGAACGACTTCGCCCGAAATCATTACAATGGCGGCGGTCATATAAACGCAGCGGGAGGAAGAAGTTTAGCATCCTTATCGAAAACAGTTACTGAATTTATTAGTATCTTGCACGGCTATAAAGAAGAATTGGCAAATGCTTCGTAA
- a CDS encoding nucleoside-diphosphate kinase: MRTDRTFTMLKPDSVEKGHIGAILEKINSAGFRIVALKLTQMTTADAKAFYAVHKERPFFGELVEYMTRGPIVAAILEKDNAVNDFRTLIGATNPADAAEGTIRKLYAASIGENAVHGSDSDENAAIEGAFHFSGREMF, encoded by the coding sequence ATGAGAACAGATAGAACGTTTACCATGTTAAAGCCTGATAGTGTTGAAAAAGGACACATTGGAGCCATTCTTGAAAAAATAAATTCGGCAGGTTTTAGAATCGTTGCCTTGAAATTAACCCAAATGACAACTGCCGATGCTAAAGCATTTTACGCAGTGCATAAGGAGCGTCCTTTTTTCGGGGAATTGGTAGAATACATGACAAGAGGTCCTATTGTTGCCGCAATTCTTGAAAAAGACAATGCTGTAAATGATTTCCGTACCTTGATCGGTGCAACTAATCCTGCAGATGCAGCTGAAGGTACCATTCGTAAATTATATGCAGCCTCTATTGGCGAAAATGCTGTACACGGAAGTGACAGCGATGAAAATGCAGCTATCGAAGGCGCTTTTCATTTTTCCGGAAGAGAAATGTTTTAG
- a CDS encoding DUF721 domain-containing protein has protein sequence MAKRDGENTIGDVLKNFVASNKLQKGLDKISAKEAWAKVLGEPIGKYTTEVLLDRDTLYVQLSSSVLREELTYGKEKIIRLLNEELGKDLIKKLILR, from the coding sequence ATGGCAAAGCGAGACGGAGAAAATACAATAGGAGATGTGCTTAAAAACTTTGTGGCTTCCAATAAGCTTCAAAAAGGGTTGGATAAAATTTCAGCAAAAGAGGCATGGGCTAAGGTATTGGGCGAGCCCATTGGTAAGTATACCACCGAGGTGCTATTGGATAGAGACACGCTCTACGTACAATTAAGTTCTTCGGTATTACGTGAAGAATTAACCTACGGAAAGGAAAAAATAATACGCTTATTAAATGAAGAATTGGGCAAAGATCTTATCAAAAAGCTAATTCTGAGGTAA